GGCGCTGGAACTGCGGGATCTCGGCGTCTATGTGCCCGGTTTCCAGCTGGACGCCGAAGTACCGGACCACCTGGCCGTGGCCGGCCTCAGGCACCGCTGGTGTGCCGGCATTGTTGCCGTCACCGACAGTGATCACGCCAATCTCAAGGTCGCACTCACCAGCAAACTGCAGAATCCTTCCATGACGGTGGTTGCCCGGGCGTTGACCACCGAGGGCGCCGCCAACATGGCCTCCTTCGGCACGGACAAGGTGGTCAACGCCTATGATGGCTTCGCCGACCGGCTGAGACTGGCCATTGTGTCGCCGGACATGCACCGCATTCAGGACTGGCTCACCGGCATACCGGCCACGACACTCCCGGAACGCCCGCTGCCACCGTCCGGACGCTGGATCATCTGCGGCTTCGGTCGCCTGGGCCGGGCAGTGTACCGGGAGCTCAGACGCCTGGGCATGGACGTGGTCATCGTCGACGAGGACCCGGTCGGCAATGATTGCCCGCCGGACACCATCCCCGGCAAGGGCACGGAAGCCGCGACCCTGCGCGCCGCCGGCATTGCCTCGGCGGATGCCCTGCTGGCCGCAACCAGCGATGACGCCGATAACCTCTCCATCGTCATGACCGGCCGCACGCTCAATCCGGACATCTACATGGCAGCACGGGAGAACGACCTCACAAGCAAACCGCTGCTGCAGGCCGCCGATGTGGATCTGCCCGTGGAGCCGAGCTACATCCTGGCAAGCCACATCCTCTCGGTCCTCAATGCGCCACTACTGGACGATTTTCTGGACCAGGCCCGCGGTCAGGACGGCGCCTGGCAGGCCGCGCTGGCGGAAGAGATACGGGGCGTTGCCGGAGGGATCATTCCCGAAACCTGGACGCTTCGGGTGAGCCAGGCGCGTGCACCGGCGGTGCTGGACGCCCTGGACCGCGGCACGGACGTGCCGCTGTCGGCCATCACCCAGCACCCGAGAGACCGTACACAGCCCATCGACTGCCTACCATTGATGCTGGTGCGGGAAGACCAACTCACGTTGCTGCCCGAACAGGAAACCCGCCTGGCCAGCGGCGACCGGATTCTCTTCTGCGGGACGCACCAGGCGCTGAGGTTGATGTCCGTGCCGTTGCGGCACGTCAATAACTTGCGTTACATGATCAGTGGCGAGAGCATCCCCGACGGACTGCTCTGGCGGCTTCTTGTCCACCGCCGAAGCGCGCCCCGTCACGCCAGGTGACGAGGCGCGGCGTGGCGGCGATCACCCCACCGTGATCGCTTCGTCGGAGCGCGACTCCAGCCACTCCCGGGCAGGACCACACCCGTTGATCGCAGCTTGGTAGAACCACTTCACCGCAGTCTGGTAGTCAACCTCGACACCACGCCCCTCGGCGTACATGACACCAAGGTTGTGCTGAGCTTCGGCGTGACCGTTCTCCGCTGCCTGCTGCAGCCAGGACACCGCAAGCTCGTTGCTGCGGGGCACCCCCTGGCCGGTTGCATGCAGGAAACCCAGGGCGTGCTGCGCTTCCGGCAGCCCACGCAGTGCCGCCTGCCGGTAGAATCGCGCGGCGGTTTCCATCTGCATTGCCACACCGTCACCCATCTCGTAGCGCCGTCCGATCGCGTACGCTGCCTGCGCCATGTCGTCAATCGTCGTCATTGTTATCCCTACCCTATCAAGCGTTGCACCTGCTACCTCTGGGACAGATACAAGCATGAACCGGGCCAACCCTATTTTTTATTTATAATCAGCACCTTAAAAATCCGCCCACGACAGGGTGACGAAGAGCGACAACATCCCGGGGCACCCCCTGGCCGCCATGCGTCACCCGGGGCTCGACTCTGTCGACCGGATCCGGTCGGGGTGGGCGATACGCAACAGCAGTACCGCCAGCAGGATTGCGGGGAGCCCCATGGCGGCCGAGCCGATGAAGAACCAGAACCAGCCCACCTGCTCAGCCACCCAGCCGGTAAAACCACCAAGGAATTGTCCCGGCAGAGTCATCAACGAACTGAACAGGGCGTACTGGGTGGCGGTGTAGGCCGTGTTGGTCAGGCTGGCCATGTAGGCCAGCAGCACGGAAATGGCCATGCCGCCGGTGACATTGTCCGCGATGATTGCGAACACGAGGCCATACATCTCCGGCCCCAGGGTGGCCAGCCACGAGAAGGTCAGGTTGGTGACCGGCGCCATGATGGCCGTGAAGATCAGCATGCGGGCGATACCGAACCGCAGCACCAGCACGCCGCCGACAAAGGCACCGCCCAGGGTCATGGCCAGGCCGAAGGCGGCAGCAACATTGGCGATCTGACCCTTGGTGAACCCGAGATCCAGATAAAACGGGTTCGCCATCACCCCCATGAAGATATCGCTGATACGGAAGGTCCCGACGAACAGCAGCACCGCGAGGGCGGCGAGGCCGTAGCGCTTGAAGAAATCCGCGAAGGGGCAGACCACGGCACCCAGGAGCCAGGCCGTCACATCGCGTCGCCAACCGCGATGGACGGTACGTGCCAGGTAGTCGGTGACCCGCTGCTCCAGCCGCCGCGTTTCCCCGGAAACCGACACCTCCGGCTCCCGGACAAGCAGCGTGGTCATCAGGCCAACCCCCATGAGCACCGCCATGGCGCCGTAGGCCAGACTCCAGGTGGCCACCGAGGCAATGTGCAGGGCGCCGGCACTGGCCACCAGAATGGCAACCCGGTACCCGGTGACATAGGTCGCCGCCATGGCCCCCTGGCGCTCCGGGCCCACCGCTTCCACACGATAGGCGTCCACGGCGATATCCTGGGTGGCGGAACCGAATGCAGTCATCACCGCCCACACCGCCACCAGCCAGAGGTTGGCGGCGGGATCGGTGAGCGCCATGCCCAGCAGCCCCACCCCCACCGTGAGCTGCGCGAGCAGAATCCAGGCGCGTCGCCGTCCCATGATACGGCTCAGAACGGGCAGTGGCAGCCGGTCCACCAGTGGCGCCCACAGCACCTTGATGCTGTGCGCCATGCCCACCCAGCTGAGGAAGCCGATGGCGGCGAGCTCCACCCCCATGTCCCGCAGCCAGGCCGAGAAGGTACCGCCCACCAGCAGAAAGGGCAGCCCCGCGGCAAAGCCGAGGAACAGCATGCCCACAACCCGGGGGTGGAGGTAGATACGCAACGCGTCCAGCCGGCCCGGCGGGCGCCCGGCAATGGAGGAAGTCTCAGACATGGTTGGTCCCGCTCAACGCGATGAACGGGACTCTACCGACATCTGCGCCACTGCGATAGGCCCGTTTCAGGCCTCCCGGGGATGGCCGCGGTGCTGCTCCGCCCGCCATGCCAGCAACCACTTCTCCAGCTCCACCAGCACGAAGACAATCACGCCGGCAATCACGACCCGCACCCAGTCCGCCACACTGAGCGCCTCGGTTCCGAACAGCAACTGCAGCGGCGGCGCATAGGTGAACAGCAGCTGCAGCACGATGATCGCGGCAATGGAGCCCGGCACCCATGGGTTACCCTGCAGCGGCCCGGACACCAATGACGGCCGGAACACGAAGCGGGCGCTGACCAGGTAGAACACCTGACACATGACCAGCGTGTTCACCGCCACGGTGCGGGCATGGTCGGTGACCTCCAGGCCGCCGGCCGCGTGCAGGAACAGCCCGAAGGTCGCAGTCACCAGCAGTAGCGACACGAACCCCACACGCCATACCAGGAAAGCCGAAAGAATCGGCTCATCCGGCCGTCGTGGCGCCCGTTCCATGACGCCCGGCTCAGTCGGCTCGAACGCCAGTGCCAGGCCCAGGGTGACCGCAGTCACCATGTTGACCCAGAGGATCTGCACCGGGGAGATGGGCAGCATCATGCCTGCCATCACGGCGGCGATCACCACCATGGCCTGGCCGCCGTTGGTGGGCAGCAGGAACAGCAGCGCCTTGCGCAGATTGTCGTAGACGGTGCGCCCTTCCTCCACGGCACGGGCGATGGAGGCGAAATTGTCATCGGCCAGCACCATGTCGCTGGCTTCCTTGGACACCTCAGTGCCTTTCACACCCATGGCCACGCCCACGTCGGCGCGCTTGAGCGCCGGGGCGTCGTTGACGCCGTCACCGGTCATGGCCACACGTTCGCCCCGGGCCTGCAGGGCACGCACCAGGCGCAGCTTGTGCTCGGGGCTGGCACGGGCGAACACGTCGGTGCCGCGCACCGCATCCTCAAGGGCCGCGTCGTCCATGCCTTCCACGTCCTTGCCGGTGAGCACCCGCTCGCCATCGCCGATGCCGAGTTCCCGTCCGATGGCACGCGCCGTCAGGGCATGGTCTCCGGTGATCATCTTGGTCCGGATGCCGGCCTCCTGACACTGGCGCACGGCAGCGATAGCCTCCTCCCGGGGCGGATCGATCAGCCCCACCAGCCCCAGCAGCGTGAGCCCGTCCTCGACATCGTCGAAGGTCAGCTCATGGCGCCCGGCCTCGACCGGGCTGACCGCCAGCGCCAGCACCCGCTGCCCGCGCTCGGCCAGCGTCTCCATGGCCCGGTGCCAGTAGTCATGGTCGATGGGCTCGTCGCCCTCGGCCGTGCGCTGCACGGCACACATTTCCAGCACGCGCTCGGGCGCGCCCTTGAGGTAGATGACGCCATGACCGTGGTGATCGTGGTGGAGGGTCGCCATGAACCGGTGCTCGGATTCGAACGGGATGGCGTCGGTACGGGGCAGCTCGCCGCTGAGCTCCACCGGATCGAGGTCGGTCTTCATGGCCAGGGTCATCAGCGCACCCTCGGTGGGGTCGCCCTGCATGCGCCACTGCCCGTCGTGGTGCTCCACCGTTGCATCGTTGCACAGCAGTGCCGCGCGCAGCAGTTCCGGCAGCACCGGCTCATCGTCACTCGCCACCGGTGAACCGTCCCGCTCGACAGCCCCTTCAGGCGCGTAACCGACGCCGGTGACATCGTATTCGGCACCGCCGGTGACAATGCCCTGGACGGTCATCTCGTTGCGGGTGAGGGTGCCGGTCTTGTCCGAGCAGATCACGGTCACCGAGCCCAGGGTCTCCACCGCTGGCAGTTTGCGGATGATGGCGTTGCGTCCGGCCATCCGCTGCACGCCGATGGCCAGGGTAATGGTCATGATGGCCGGCAGACCCTCGGGGATGGCGGCCACCGCCAGGCCCACAGCCGCCAGAAAGATCTCGCCCCAGGCGTAATCCCGGAACACCACCCCGAACAGGAAGGTCAGCGCCGCCGCGCCGATAATGGCTCCGGCCAGCCAGCGGCCGAACACGGCAATCTGGCGCAGCAAGGGTGTGGTCAGCTTCTCCACGTCCTCGAGCATGCTGCTGATGCGGCCGATCTCGGTGGCATCGGCGGTGGCGGCCACCACGCCGGAGGCCTGCCCGTAGGTCACCAGGGTGCCTGAGAACGCCATGTTCAGGCGGTCCCCCAGCACCGCGTCAGCGGCCACTGGCTCCGGGCGCTTGTCCACGGCCACGGACTCGCCGGTGAGCACGGACTCGTCCACCCGCAGTTCGCGGGAGCGCAGCAGGCGTAGATCCGCCGGCACCTTGTCGCCGGACTGGAGGATCACCACGTCCCCGGGCACCAGCTCTTCGGCGGCAATGGTCTGCCGGCGGCCCTGCCGCAGCACCGTCGCCTGAGGGGAGAGCATGTCGCGGATGGCATCCAGGGCCTTCTCGGCCTTGCCCTCCTGGATGACGCCGATGAGGGCGTTGATCACCACCACGCCGAGAATGACGCCGGTATCCACCCAGTGGCCCAGCAGCGCCGTCACCACCGCCGCAACGATGAGGACGTAGATCAGCACGTTGTGGAACTGGAGCAGGAAGCGCACCAGCGGGCCGTGCCGCCGCGGCGGCCGCAGCCGGTTGGGCCCGTAGCGCGCAAGGCGCTCCGCGGCCTCGTCGGAACTCAGCCCGTCATGGCTGCTTGCCAGGTGCGACAGTACGTCCTCTGCATCGCGGGCATGCCACTCGCCGGATGGACTCTGCTCCGTCATTACCGACAACTCCTGTCTTGTCATTCGGGGGTATCAACGCCACAGCATGCCGCAACGCAGCAAAAAGCGTCATGATCTGCGTCAACGTGCTGCCCGATCTTGAATCGACGTGCCGCTGCCCTCACACGTTGCCCTTCAGTGACGGTTTTCCCGCGGGAGCCTTGAAGCGAGACAATGCAGTGCAAACTCCCAACACGGAGCACATCATGACCGGAGTCGAAATCCCGCTGACACCACTGATTGCCCTGATTGCCGGCATCGCCATACTGATAGTGCCGAAACTTCTTAACTACATCATTGCCGCCTACCTTATCCTGATCGGCATTCTCGGCCTGATCTGACATCACGGGAGCAACCATGAGCGAGGCAAGACACCAGAAACTCCTGATCCTGGGCTCGGGCCCGGCGGGTTACACGGCGGCGGTGTACGCCGCCCGCGCCAACCTTCAGCCGGTGCTGGTCACCGGCATGGAAATGGGCGGGCAGCTCACCACCACCACCGACGTGGACAACTGGCCCGGCGACGTGGAGGGCCTGCAGGGGCCGGACCTGATGGAGCGCATGAAGGCCCACGCCGAACGTTTCGGAACCGAGGTCATCTTCGACCACATCCACACGGTGGAACTCGGCCAGCGCCCGTTCACCCTGACCGGCGACATGGGCAGCTACACCTGCGATGCACTGATCATCGCCACCGGTGCCAGCGCCCAGTACCTGGGCCTGGAGTCGGAATCCACCTTCGCCGGCAAGGGCGTGTCCGCCTGCGCCACGTGCGACGGGTTCTTCTACCGCAAGCAGAAGGTGGCGGTCATCGGGGGTGGCAACACCGCCGTGGAGGAGGCGTTGTACCTGTCCAACATCGCCGACCATGTCACGCTGGTCCACCGACGGGACAGCCTGCGCGCGGAGAAAATCCTCCAGGACAAGCTCATGGACAAGGTCGAGGCCGGGCAGATCAGCATCCAGTGGAACCACACCCTGGA
The DNA window shown above is from Aquisalimonas sp. 2447 and carries:
- a CDS encoding NAD-binding protein; amino-acid sequence: MRPPLLVLICAYAIAVAGLTLMPGQDADGDPWRMDFFHAFYVITYTAPTIGFGEIPYEFSGAQRLWVTFSIYLTVLAWLYAVGTIISLIQDPAFRGAMQRARLRRAVRQMSEPFYIVCGHGDTGSLLVRSLTERRRRVVVVDHAQAAIEALELRDLGVYVPGFQLDAEVPDHLAVAGLRHRWCAGIVAVTDSDHANLKVALTSKLQNPSMTVVARALTTEGAANMASFGTDKVVNAYDGFADRLRLAIVSPDMHRIQDWLTGIPATTLPERPLPPSGRWIICGFGRLGRAVYRELRRLGMDVVIVDEDPVGNDCPPDTIPGKGTEAATLRAAGIASADALLAATSDDADNLSIVMTGRTLNPDIYMAARENDLTSKPLLQAADVDLPVEPSYILASHILSVLNAPLLDDFLDQARGQDGAWQAALAEEIRGVAGGIIPETWTLRVSQARAPAVLDALDRGTDVPLSAITQHPRDRTQPIDCLPLMLVREDQLTLLPEQETRLASGDRILFCGTHQALRLMSVPLRHVNNLRYMISGESIPDGLLWRLLVHRRSAPRHAR
- a CDS encoding tetratricopeptide repeat protein codes for the protein MTTIDDMAQAAYAIGRRYEMGDGVAMQMETAARFYRQAALRGLPEAQHALGFLHATGQGVPRSNELAVSWLQQAAENGHAEAQHNLGVMYAEGRGVEVDYQTAVKWFYQAAINGCGPAREWLESRSDEAITVG
- a CDS encoding AmpG family muropeptide MFS transporter — its product is MSETSSIAGRPPGRLDALRIYLHPRVVGMLFLGFAAGLPFLLVGGTFSAWLRDMGVELAAIGFLSWVGMAHSIKVLWAPLVDRLPLPVLSRIMGRRRAWILLAQLTVGVGLLGMALTDPAANLWLVAVWAVMTAFGSATQDIAVDAYRVEAVGPERQGAMAATYVTGYRVAILVASAGALHIASVATWSLAYGAMAVLMGVGLMTTLLVREPEVSVSGETRRLEQRVTDYLARTVHRGWRRDVTAWLLGAVVCPFADFFKRYGLAALAVLLFVGTFRISDIFMGVMANPFYLDLGFTKGQIANVAAAFGLAMTLGGAFVGGVLVLRFGIARMLIFTAIMAPVTNLTFSWLATLGPEMYGLVFAIIADNVTGGMAISVLLAYMASLTNTAYTATQYALFSSLMTLPGQFLGGFTGWVAEQVGWFWFFIGSAAMGLPAILLAVLLLRIAHPDRIRSTESSPG
- a CDS encoding cation-transporting P-type ATPase gives rise to the protein MTEQSPSGEWHARDAEDVLSHLASSHDGLSSDEAAERLARYGPNRLRPPRRHGPLVRFLLQFHNVLIYVLIVAAVVTALLGHWVDTGVILGVVVINALIGVIQEGKAEKALDAIRDMLSPQATVLRQGRRQTIAAEELVPGDVVILQSGDKVPADLRLLRSRELRVDESVLTGESVAVDKRPEPVAADAVLGDRLNMAFSGTLVTYGQASGVVAATADATEIGRISSMLEDVEKLTTPLLRQIAVFGRWLAGAIIGAAALTFLFGVVFRDYAWGEIFLAAVGLAVAAIPEGLPAIMTITLAIGVQRMAGRNAIIRKLPAVETLGSVTVICSDKTGTLTRNEMTVQGIVTGGAEYDVTGVGYAPEGAVERDGSPVASDDEPVLPELLRAALLCNDATVEHHDGQWRMQGDPTEGALMTLAMKTDLDPVELSGELPRTDAIPFESEHRFMATLHHDHHGHGVIYLKGAPERVLEMCAVQRTAEGDEPIDHDYWHRAMETLAERGQRVLALAVSPVEAGRHELTFDDVEDGLTLLGLVGLIDPPREEAIAAVRQCQEAGIRTKMITGDHALTARAIGRELGIGDGERVLTGKDVEGMDDAALEDAVRGTDVFARASPEHKLRLVRALQARGERVAMTGDGVNDAPALKRADVGVAMGVKGTEVSKEASDMVLADDNFASIARAVEEGRTVYDNLRKALLFLLPTNGGQAMVVIAAVMAGMMLPISPVQILWVNMVTAVTLGLALAFEPTEPGVMERAPRRPDEPILSAFLVWRVGFVSLLLVTATFGLFLHAAGGLEVTDHARTVAVNTLVMCQVFYLVSARFVFRPSLVSGPLQGNPWVPGSIAAIIVLQLLFTYAPPLQLLFGTEALSVADWVRVVIAGVIVFVLVELEKWLLAWRAEQHRGHPREA
- a CDS encoding DUF3096 domain-containing protein: MTGVEIPLTPLIALIAGIAILIVPKLLNYIIAAYLILIGILGLI
- the trxB gene encoding thioredoxin-disulfide reductase; the encoded protein is MSEARHQKLLILGSGPAGYTAAVYAARANLQPVLVTGMEMGGQLTTTTDVDNWPGDVEGLQGPDLMERMKAHAERFGTEVIFDHIHTVELGQRPFTLTGDMGSYTCDALIIATGASAQYLGLESESTFAGKGVSACATCDGFFYRKQKVAVIGGGNTAVEEALYLSNIADHVTLVHRRDSLRAEKILQDKLMDKVEAGQISIQWNHTLDEILGDDSGVTGARLKSTRDGETTEIDVAGVFIAIGHKPNTDIFQGQLDMQGGYIRVKSGLDGDATATSVPGVFAAGDVMDHVYRQAVTSAGTGCMAALDAERYLDGLADTAAAANAASQTEGA